A section of the Felis catus isolate Fca126 chromosome B2, F.catus_Fca126_mat1.0, whole genome shotgun sequence genome encodes:
- the TPBG gene encoding trophoblast glycoprotein, protein MPGGCSRGPAAGDGRLRLARLALVLLGWVSSSSLTSSAPSTSSTSFLASAVSAQPPLPGQCPQLCECSEAARTVKCVNRNLTEVPADLPPYVRNLFLTGNQLAVLPAGAFARRPPLAELAALNLSGSRLQEVRAGAFEQLPSLRQLDLSHNPLAHLSPFTFSGSNASFSAPSPLVELMLNHIVPPEDHRHNRSFEGMVAASLRAGHALRGLQRLELASNHFLFLPRDVLAHLPGLRHLDLRNNSLVSLTYVSFRNLTHLQSLHLEDNALKVLHNGTMAELQSLPHVRVFLDNNPWVCDCHMVDMVAWLKETEVVQGKARLACAFPEKMRNRALLELNSSHLECDPILPPSLQTSYVFLGIVLALIGAIFLLVLYLNRKGIKKWMHNIRDACRDHMEGYHYRYEINADPRLTNLSSNSDV, encoded by the coding sequence ATGCCTGGGGGGTGCTCCCGGGGCCCCGCCGCCGGAGACGGGCGGCTGCGGCTGGCGCGGCTGGCGCTGGTCCTCCTGGGCTGGGTCTCTTCGTCCTCTCTCACTTCCTCGGcgccctccacctcctccacgtCGTTCCTGGCCTCCGCGGTGTCCGCCCAGCCCCCGCTGCCGGGCCAATGCCCCCAGCTTTGCGAGTGCTCCGAGGCGGCGCGCACTGTCAAGTGCGTTAACCGCAACCTGACCGAGGTGCCCGCGGACCTGCCCCCCTACGTGCGCAACCTCTTCCTCACCGGCAATCAGCTGGCCGTGCTCCCCGCCGGCGCCTTCGCCCGCCGGCCGCCGCTGGCGGAGCTGGCCGCGCTCAACCTCAGCGGCAGCCGCCTGCAGGAGGTGCGCGCCGGCGCCTTCGAGCAACTGCCCAGCCTGCGGCAGCTCGACCTCAGCCACAACCCGCTGGCCCACCTCAGCCCCTTCACCTTCTCGGGCAGCAACGCCAGCTTctcggcccccagccccctggtGGAACTGATGCTGAACCACATCGTGCCCCCTGAGGACCACCGGCACAACCGGAGCTTCGAGGGTATGGTGGCGGCGTCCCTACGCGCCGGCCATGCGCTTCGCGGGCTCCAGCGCCTCGAACTGGCCAGCAACCACTTCCTCTTCTTGCCTCGGGACGTACTGGCCCACCTACCGGGCCTCAGGCACCTGGACCTGCGCAACAACTCGCTGGTGAGCCTAACTTACGTGTCCTTCCGCAACCTGACACACCTACAAAGCCTCCACCTGGAGGACAACGCCCTCAAGGTCCTTCACAACGGCACCATGGCGGAGTTGCAGAGCctgccccacgtcagggtcttcCTGGACAACAATCCCTGGGTCTGCGACTGTCACATGGTGGACATGGTGGCCTGGCTCAAGGAGACAGAGGTAGTGCAGGGCAAAGCCAGGCTCGCCTGTGCATTCCCGGAAAAAATGAGGAATCGGGCCCTTTTGGAACTCAACAGCTCCCACCTGGAGTGTGACCCtatcctccctccatccctgcaGACTTCTTATGTCTTTCTAGGTATTGTTTTAGCCCTGATAGGTGCCATTTTCTTACTGGTTTTGTACTTGAACCGCAAGGGGATAAAAAAGTGGATGCATAACATCAGAGATGCCTGCAGGGATCACATGGAAGGGTATCACTACAGATATGAAATCAACGCGGACCCCAGGTTAACAAACCTCAGTTCTAATTCGGATGTCTGA